A DNA window from Desulfatiglans sp. contains the following coding sequences:
- a CDS encoding RNA methyltransferase, whose product MEAVLKKENITIILIDTQIPENIGAAARAMNNMGIERLILVNPKWIDRGRMLKSGTIHSERIIDNIEIINDLKEAIGRFGYIVGTTARLGTHRPAMAAPESLAEKLVDISQNNEVAILFGPEDKGLSNEHLQYCHTITTIPTSEFSSLNLAQAVLIVCYEIFKASIIHTDSSIPRLANSFELEGMYAHLSGILTKIGYLNPQNPDLWMLYVRRFFSRMQLRAREVRLIRGICRQIDWYTDKRLKDIKGSDE is encoded by the coding sequence ATGGAAGCAGTCCTCAAAAAAGAAAATATAACCATTATACTCATTGATACACAGATACCGGAAAATATCGGTGCTGCAGCGCGTGCCATGAATAATATGGGGATAGAGAGGCTGATCCTTGTTAATCCAAAGTGGATTGACAGAGGTAGGATGCTCAAATCCGGGACTATTCATTCTGAGCGGATAATAGACAATATAGAGATAATTAATGACTTGAAGGAGGCAATAGGAAGGTTTGGATATATTGTCGGGACAACTGCCCGGCTTGGCACACACAGACCGGCGATGGCCGCGCCTGAAAGCCTGGCAGAAAAATTAGTTGATATCTCACAGAATAATGAAGTTGCAATATTATTCGGCCCTGAGGATAAAGGGCTCTCAAATGAACATCTTCAATACTGCCACACAATTACCACCATCCCCACATCGGAGTTTTCATCATTGAATCTTGCACAGGCAGTCCTGATTGTCTGCTATGAAATTTTCAAGGCATCAATAATACATACTGACTCAAGCATTCCAAGGCTTGCCAACAGTTTTGAACTTGAGGGGATGTATGCCCATCTGAGTGGTATACTCACAAAGATAGGCTATCTGAATCCCCAGAACCCTGATCTATGGATGCTCTACGTAAGGAGGTTTTTTTCAAGAATGCAGTTACGTGCAAGAGAGGTGCGTCTGATCAGGGGTATATGCCGCCAGATAGACTGGTATACTGATAAAAGGTTAAAAGATATAAAAGGATCTGATGAGTAA
- the fliJ gene encoding flagellar export protein FliJ — protein MKFKFRYESLLSYRGHLKEKAAIEFARAQNRVREIDEKIDALNGETGKANDDLEKRMRETMSSDDIINCSEFINALLIQIEIKKMERIRAEQALIQKRKNLLEKTKEYKVFEKLKERDMEKWLHDQNQLELKEINEAAIIRHGKDFL, from the coding sequence TTGAAATTCAAATTCAGATACGAATCCCTGCTATCATACAGGGGCCACCTGAAGGAAAAGGCAGCCATTGAATTTGCAAGGGCGCAAAACAGGGTGAGGGAGATTGATGAAAAAATAGACGCCCTGAATGGTGAAACAGGAAAGGCAAATGATGACCTCGAAAAGCGTATGCGTGAAACCATGTCATCAGATGATATTATAAATTGTTCTGAATTTATAAATGCGCTTCTTATACAGATTGAGATCAAAAAAATGGAAAGGATCAGGGCAGAGCAGGCCCTGATTCAAAAGAGAAAAAATCTGCTTGAAAAAACAAAGGAATATAAGGTTTTTGAAAAGTTAAAAGAAAGGGATATGGAAAAATGGCTTCACGATCAGAATCAACTGGAATTGAAGGAAATAAACGAAGCAGCGATAATAAGACACGGAAAGGATTTTCTCTGA
- the fliG gene encoding flagellar motor switch protein FliG — protein sequence MEGKKKAAIFLMVMGENFTAQVFRHLDDREIKVLGEEMAAIKKIDSRTISVVMDEFSKEMGDGSMGLSGRDFLQKTMPKAFDTKKADELLGDLLSKGNEKSFEKLSNYNPIVLANLLMTEHPQTIALILVNMKHQTAAEIIKALPEHLQGEVIIRIADLDDVPSEIIEEIHEVVDEMISDMGNETHATQGGIEAAAEILNNLDNQTENNIFDKIESVREELADEIRQKMFVFADLVSLDDRSIRALLKEISNDELILALKTSSEDLTQKIFNNISQRAAEMMKEDMEVMGPVKLKDVEQAQLNIVKAARRLEEEGKIVLGGKGGDEVLV from the coding sequence ATGGAAGGAAAGAAAAAGGCAGCAATTTTTCTGATGGTAATGGGTGAAAACTTTACGGCCCAGGTCTTCCGTCACCTTGATGACAGGGAAATCAAGGTACTTGGAGAAGAGATGGCTGCCATAAAGAAGATTGATTCAAGGACAATCTCCGTTGTTATGGATGAGTTTTCAAAAGAGATGGGTGACGGCAGCATGGGTTTATCAGGCAGGGATTTTCTTCAGAAAACCATGCCAAAGGCGTTTGATACCAAAAAGGCAGATGAACTGCTTGGTGATTTGCTTTCAAAGGGTAATGAAAAGTCATTCGAGAAGCTGAGCAATTACAACCCGATAGTCCTTGCCAACCTTCTCATGACAGAACACCCCCAGACCATTGCGCTTATCCTGGTTAATATGAAACATCAGACAGCAGCAGAGATAATAAAGGCGCTCCCTGAGCATCTTCAGGGTGAGGTTATTATAAGAATAGCGGATCTTGATGATGTGCCTTCTGAGATAATAGAAGAGATACATGAGGTTGTTGATGAAATGATCTCTGATATGGGAAATGAAACCCATGCAACTCAGGGCGGGATTGAGGCTGCGGCTGAGATATTGAACAATCTTGATAATCAGACAGAAAATAATATTTTTGACAAGATAGAGAGTGTAAGGGAAGAACTGGCAGATGAGATAAGACAGAAGATGTTTGTATTTGCAGACCTTGTCAGCCTTGATGACCGTTCTATAAGGGCGCTCTTGAAGGAGATCAGCAATGATGAGCTGATACTTGCGCTCAAGACAAGTTCTGAGGATCTGACACAGAAGATATTCAATAATATCAGCCAGCGTGCAGCAGAGATGATGAAAGAGGATATGGAGGTTATGGGCCCTGTAAAACTTAAGGATGTGGAGCAGGCCCAGCTCAATATTGTAAAGGCTGCAAGAAGACTAGAAGAAGAGGGGAAAATAGTGCTTGGCGGCAAGGGAGGCGATGAGGTCCTTGTTTAA
- a CDS encoding FliI/YscN family ATPase → MKIALDRYCDRISAMCPVAVEGHVTKVIGNVIEGNGPAMPVGGICQIVSSGKQEPFRAEVIGFRDQNILLMPLERAEGVEPGSSIKALSFTATIDVGKNMLGRVLDGLGNPLDGGEPVKTESTIPLYSQPVNPLMRNRIVEPLTVGVRSIDCLNTLAKGQRAAIMAGSGVGKSKLLGMMSKFTKADVNVIGLIGERGREVKEFIERDLGVEGLKRSVVIAATSDTSPLIRMRGAYLAAAVAEYFREKNRDVLLMMDSVTRFAMAVREIGLSAGEPPTSKAYPPSTFSHLPKLLERAGTNSGKGSITGIYTVLVEGDDMNEPIADAVRSIVDGHIVLDRSLASKGHYPAVNVLSSISRLMSDVVNRDHLALSYKFRRILSDYAKIEDLVNLGAYERGNNKNTDYALEMIEALNGFLRQDVNEGSTIETSVVQMTKLLSKGN, encoded by the coding sequence ATGAAAATAGCCCTTGACAGGTATTGCGACAGGATAAGCGCCATGTGCCCTGTGGCAGTGGAAGGGCATGTAACAAAGGTTATTGGAAATGTGATTGAAGGTAACGGCCCTGCCATGCCTGTAGGCGGTATATGTCAGATTGTGTCATCCGGTAAACAGGAGCCTTTCAGGGCTGAGGTTATAGGCTTCAGGGATCAGAACATCCTTTTAATGCCGCTTGAGAGGGCAGAAGGCGTTGAACCGGGCAGTTCAATAAAGGCCCTGAGCTTTACTGCAACCATTGATGTGGGTAAAAACATGCTCGGAAGGGTACTTGACGGCCTAGGAAACCCCCTTGATGGCGGCGAGCCTGTAAAAACAGAGAGCACAATACCTCTTTATTCCCAGCCGGTTAACCCTCTCATGAGAAACAGGATAGTTGAACCACTTACAGTGGGTGTGCGGTCAATAGACTGCCTCAATACACTTGCAAAGGGGCAGAGGGCCGCCATTATGGCAGGGTCAGGCGTGGGGAAGAGTAAGCTTCTGGGCATGATGTCAAAATTTACAAAGGCAGATGTAAATGTGATCGGCCTCATAGGGGAAAGGGGCAGAGAGGTCAAGGAGTTTATTGAACGCGATCTTGGCGTTGAAGGCTTGAAGAGATCTGTGGTTATAGCCGCAACATCAGACACATCGCCTCTTATAAGGATGAGAGGGGCATACCTTGCAGCAGCAGTTGCAGAATACTTCAGGGAAAAAAACAGGGATGTGCTGCTTATGATGGATTCGGTAACACGATTTGCAATGGCGGTAAGGGAGATAGGCCTTTCAGCAGGTGAACCGCCTACAAGCAAGGCATATCCTCCAAGCACCTTTTCACATCTTCCAAAGCTTCTTGAGAGGGCCGGCACAAACTCAGGAAAGGGCTCTATAACAGGCATATATACTGTTCTTGTGGAGGGTGATGATATGAACGAGCCTATAGCGGATGCTGTAAGGTCCATTGTCGACGGGCATATTGTGCTGGACAGATCACTTGCATCAAAAGGACATTACCCTGCTGTTAATGTGCTTTCAAGTATAAGCAGGTTGATGAGCGATGTGGTAAACAGGGACCATCTTGCTCTGTCATATAAATTCAGAAGGATCCTCTCAGACTATGCAAAGATAGAAGACCTGGTTAACCTTGGCGCATATGAAAGGGGTAACAACAAAAACACCGACTATGCCCTTGAAATGATAGAGGCTCTTAACGGCTTTTTAAGGCAGGATGTAAATGAAGGAAGCACAATAGAGACATCTGTTGTTCAGATGACAAAGCTTTTATCAAAAGGGAACTGA
- a CDS encoding efflux RND transporter permease subunit → MTSITDIAVKKSTAVIVLVICLAIAGIVSYYSMPRESAPDISIPYVFVSTAYPGVAPLDIEQSITIPIEKKLKGLEGIKNITSSSVEGVSSIVIEFVTGTDIDQVVTKTKDKVDMAKGELPSDLEDDPVVSEINISEMPILVLSLSGNVGLVRIKDLADDLADEIEAVPGVLDAEITGGLEREIRVEPDPLKLAYYGLSLVSLQAVIADENRNTSGGGIRMGDGRFQLRVPGEFRTPDEIFGLVVGTYEGYPVYLKDVAKVIDGYKEETGRSRLNGKPAVNIQVKKRTGENIIRIADRVDEIIAKQSRLWPKGTEVTKLMNEAKDIRMLVEDLENNIITGLIFVIFVLFFAMGIRNAILVSTAIPLSMFISFVILDIMGITLNMVVLFSLTLSLGMLVDNAIVIVENIFRYMEQGVPKLQAAVKATEEVAMPVAASTATTVAAFFPLAFWPGIMGGFMNYLPKTVIVTLISSLFVALVINPVLASIFMKTPQNSNSVKKSAEEVEKAGEAPIEVKGPILRAYKRLLEGSLDNRTPVLLISFLIVCLLVMLWVYRVGLEKSVEFFPSIEPENVYINIKMPEGADLDYADRVARDIELAICRGADYLPSPGEEPTDCYNKIDNTRKRTLRSGVEVMGITDLPDIQYINSRAVSVQGGASLFEENSPNRIGVQLYELKERTRSSYENIEQIRERIRNVTGGEITFSEEEQGPPTGSAINIEISGENTDILGGYAREIRNILEKMPYVYDVRDDYVSGSPTIKVNVDRQKAAILGLSTNTIGFVLKVAYNGMKVSTFRENNEDYDITIQLGDDARKKTDILRELLIPTTQGLIPLSTIAKFEVTGGLGQINRKNDERIVTVKANVDEDKIPGAVVRREAEKYLEKFDLPPGYNIKFTGEEDMQKEAEEFLTKAFAVAIFLVVIILVAMFNSLMQVTIIMISVVLSLGGVFFGLTIMDYPFGIIMTGVGVISLVGVVVNNAIVLIDYTNRLCKKGMGIRDAIIAAGCTRLRPVLLTAVTTILGLIPMVTGVSYDFHRMEIAWMSESSQWWTSMAIAVIFGLAIATVLTLVVVPVLYSTVYSSTLAWERFIKRIRKAYWAPFYRLTGTKPDDQSLEI, encoded by the coding sequence ATGACATCAATAACTGATATTGCCGTAAAGAAAAGCACTGCTGTCATAGTTCTGGTAATATGCCTGGCTATTGCCGGCATTGTCTCCTACTATTCCATGCCAAGGGAGTCAGCCCCTGATATCTCCATACCATATGTATTTGTGAGCACAGCTTATCCGGGGGTTGCACCTCTTGATATTGAACAGTCTATTACCATACCAATAGAAAAGAAGCTGAAGGGGCTGGAAGGTATAAAAAATATAACCTCATCAAGCGTCGAAGGGGTAAGTTCGATTGTAATCGAGTTTGTAACCGGAACGGACATAGACCAGGTTGTTACAAAGACCAAGGATAAGGTTGACATGGCAAAGGGAGAGTTGCCCTCTGATCTTGAGGATGACCCTGTTGTAAGCGAGATAAACATTTCCGAAATGCCCATACTCGTGCTCTCACTATCCGGCAATGTAGGGCTTGTAAGGATTAAAGATCTTGCCGATGATCTTGCTGATGAGATTGAGGCTGTTCCAGGTGTTCTTGATGCTGAGATAACTGGAGGGCTTGAGCGGGAGATAAGGGTAGAACCTGACCCTTTAAAGCTCGCCTATTATGGTCTTTCTCTTGTCAGCCTTCAGGCCGTAATTGCTGATGAAAACAGAAATACTTCAGGTGGTGGAATCAGGATGGGTGATGGCCGGTTCCAGTTGAGGGTGCCTGGTGAATTCAGGACCCCTGATGAGATATTCGGACTTGTTGTCGGAACCTATGAAGGGTATCCTGTTTATCTCAAGGATGTAGCAAAGGTTATTGACGGATACAAGGAGGAGACCGGGCGGTCTCGATTGAACGGAAAGCCTGCTGTAAATATACAGGTCAAGAAACGTACAGGTGAAAATATCATCAGAATCGCTGACAGGGTAGACGAGATTATTGCAAAACAGTCCAGACTCTGGCCAAAAGGCACGGAAGTAACCAAGCTGATGAATGAGGCCAAAGATATTCGCATGCTTGTGGAAGACCTCGAAAACAATATAATAACAGGGCTTATCTTTGTAATATTCGTGCTATTTTTTGCAATGGGAATAAGAAACGCAATTCTTGTTAGCACAGCGATTCCCCTCTCCATGTTTATATCCTTTGTAATCCTGGATATTATGGGTATTACCCTTAATATGGTTGTCTTGTTTTCACTTACCCTTTCACTCGGTATGCTTGTTGATAATGCCATTGTTATTGTAGAAAATATCTTCAGGTACATGGAGCAGGGAGTTCCGAAATTGCAGGCGGCCGTAAAAGCAACAGAGGAGGTTGCAATGCCGGTTGCCGCATCAACGGCTACTACTGTTGCGGCATTCTTTCCCCTTGCGTTCTGGCCGGGGATCATGGGCGGTTTTATGAATTATCTGCCAAAAACAGTTATTGTTACTCTCATTTCATCTCTTTTTGTTGCGCTGGTAATTAATCCTGTCCTTGCCTCCATTTTCATGAAGACTCCGCAGAATAGCAATTCAGTTAAAAAGAGCGCTGAAGAGGTTGAAAAGGCTGGTGAAGCACCCATTGAGGTCAAAGGGCCTATACTGAGGGCTTACAAAAGGTTGCTTGAAGGCTCCCTTGACAACCGGACCCCGGTGCTCCTGATCTCTTTTTTAATTGTTTGCCTGCTTGTAATGTTATGGGTATACAGGGTCGGGCTTGAAAAATCAGTGGAATTCTTCCCCAGCATTGAACCTGAAAATGTATATATCAATATCAAGATGCCTGAAGGGGCAGACCTGGATTATGCTGACAGGGTTGCGAGGGATATAGAGCTAGCAATATGCAGAGGGGCTGACTATCTGCCCTCACCGGGTGAAGAGCCTACTGATTGCTATAATAAGATAGATAACACCAGAAAACGCACTTTAAGAAGCGGTGTGGAGGTGATGGGTATTACTGATCTCCCTGATATTCAATATATAAATTCACGAGCTGTCTCTGTGCAGGGAGGCGCATCTCTTTTTGAAGAAAACTCCCCGAATCGAATTGGCGTGCAGCTTTATGAACTTAAGGAAAGAACCCGCTCATCATATGAAAATATCGAGCAGATCAGGGAAAGGATCAGGAATGTAACAGGTGGAGAGATAACCTTTTCCGAAGAAGAGCAGGGTCCTCCAACAGGCAGCGCGATAAACATAGAAATATCCGGTGAAAATACCGACATACTTGGAGGTTACGCCCGTGAGATAAGAAATATCTTAGAAAAGATGCCCTATGTATATGATGTGCGGGATGACTATGTATCAGGCTCCCCCACAATAAAGGTCAATGTAGACAGGCAGAAGGCAGCAATACTTGGTCTTTCAACAAACACAATAGGCTTTGTATTAAAGGTTGCCTATAACGGTATGAAGGTCTCCACATTTCGTGAAAACAATGAAGATTATGATATCACCATACAGCTTGGAGATGATGCCAGAAAGAAGACCGATATATTAAGGGAATTGCTCATACCGACAACTCAGGGTCTTATCCCCTTAAGCACAATAGCCAAATTTGAGGTTACCGGAGGTCTGGGGCAGATAAACAGGAAGAATGATGAGCGCATAGTCACAGTTAAGGCAAATGTTGATGAAGACAAGATACCTGGTGCAGTTGTAAGGCGCGAGGCAGAGAAATACCTTGAAAAGTTTGATCTACCTCCAGGGTATAACATAAAATTTACAGGTGAAGAGGATATGCAGAAGGAGGCAGAGGAATTCCTTACCAAGGCCTTTGCTGTGGCTATATTTCTTGTTGTTATAATCCTTGTAGCCATGTTCAATTCGCTGATGCAGGTTACTATCATTATGATTTCTGTCGTCCTTTCACTTGGGGGGGTCTTCTTTGGCCTTACTATTATGGATTACCCATTTGGAATAATCATGACAGGCGTCGGGGTGATATCCCTTGTAGGTGTTGTGGTTAATAATGCCATTGTTCTGATAGATTATACCAACAGGCTTTGTAAAAAAGGCATGGGCATCAGGGATGCAATAATAGCAGCAGGATGCACAAGGCTCAGGCCTGTTCTCCTTACGGCAGTAACCACCATTCTGGGCCTAATTCCGATGGTAACTGGAGTATCATACGATTTTCACCGTATGGAGATTGCATGGATGAGTGAATCAAGCCAGTGGTGGACATCTATGGCGATCGCTGTTATCTTTGGTCTGGCTATTGCCACGGTGCTGACACTGGTAGTGGTTCCTGTCCTCTATTCAACAGTGTATTCCTCTACACTGGCCTGGGAAAGATTTATTAAAAGGATCAGAAAGGCCTACTGGGCCCCATTTTACAGGCTTACAGGGACAAAACCTGACGACCAGTCATTAGAAATTTAG
- a CDS encoding GAF and ANTAR domain-containing protein, whose product MSSIDYNKYIKALTDISSAITSDLYIEEILKLIVMVTAKVTGLEICSLWLVDNSTNPKKIRLKATQAIDPDYVQDRSLDFNEGVVGYVVANNKPLILKEVITEPRFKEKEMAKKLGLVSMLSVPLQAKKGEVIGVLNCFTSVPHDFTEPEINLITAVANQAAVAIMNTELMVKSKVIQEELETRKLVEKAKEIIMIRKNISGNDAFRWIQKQSMNTRKSMRQVAEAILLSEDLG is encoded by the coding sequence ATATCTTCGATAGATTATAATAAATATATAAAGGCGCTTACCGATATCAGCAGCGCTATAACTTCAGATCTTTATATAGAAGAGATACTTAAGCTTATAGTTATGGTTACAGCAAAGGTTACAGGGCTTGAAATCTGCTCCCTGTGGCTTGTTGACAATTCAACCAATCCCAAAAAGATACGCCTTAAAGCCACACAGGCTATTGACCCTGATTATGTGCAGGACAGGTCTCTTGACTTCAATGAAGGTGTTGTGGGTTATGTGGTAGCCAATAACAAACCCCTTATACTCAAGGAGGTCATTACCGAACCGAGGTTCAAGGAAAAGGAGATGGCAAAAAAACTGGGCCTTGTTTCCATGCTGAGTGTGCCGCTTCAGGCTAAAAAGGGGGAGGTTATAGGTGTTTTAAACTGTTTTACATCTGTTCCGCATGATTTTACAGAACCTGAGATTAATCTTATTACCGCGGTCGCAAACCAGGCGGCAGTTGCCATCATGAACACTGAACTGATGGTAAAATCAAAGGTGATACAGGAGGAGCTTGAGACCAGAAAACTGGTTGAAAAGGCTAAAGAGATTATCATGATCAGGAAGAATATCAGCGGAAACGATGCCTTCAGGTGGATACAGAAACAGAGCATGAATACACGCAAATCCATGAGGCAGGTGGCCGAGGCAATACTGCTTTCAGAGGATTTGGGGTAA
- the fliE gene encoding flagellar hook-basal body complex protein FliE, whose product MKVQNINTEFLIPSKIGKKNEESGMSFQNTLKELVSNVNAQMKESDRLTRDFAAGKNNDIHNVMIASEKAGISMRFLLQIRNKLLDAYQEIMRMSF is encoded by the coding sequence ATGAAAGTCCAGAACATAAATACAGAATTCCTGATCCCCTCAAAAATAGGTAAAAAAAATGAAGAGAGCGGTATGTCATTTCAGAATACGCTGAAAGAGCTTGTATCAAATGTTAATGCACAGATGAAAGAGTCTGACCGGCTTACCCGGGATTTTGCTGCTGGCAAGAATAACGATATCCATAACGTAATGATAGCATCTGAAAAGGCCGGAATATCCATGCGGTTTTTACTGCAGATCAGAAACAAATTACTGGATGCCTACCAGGAAATAATGAGGATGAGTTTTTAG
- the fliF gene encoding flagellar M-ring protein FliF, which produces MAEGMANIIEVFKAIPAGKKISFLITFGIVIGGFIALLAYTNRPDYQVLFSDLVPTDASKITEKLKESRVPYQLKDGGKTVMVPDDKVHQLRLDMASEGILPTGGSVGFEIFDNMTFGTTEFELKLRYQQALQGELARTIESFDSIDKARVHIVTTGDSLFAEEEQPATASVVIRLNPGRQLDQRHLQGIINLVSGSVKGLKPENVSIVDMEGGILTKGQNKRGISDVSADQFDYQRKLADTYEKQIETMLGPVVGMKNVVAKVSVDVDFKRVNTAEEQYDPDSAVIFSEQRNKEKETDGKGLPQGSPDLLNQGMLTGAEGITLSSNVLERENSTLHYKINKVERQTIDESGVIKRLSASVIIDGPYENGTDDRGNPIKVFKPRDKKLMKTFEDSVKNAIGFNSDRGDQVTVSNIAFSMDKQSIEEMPEAVSEGWIGYLKKASKPILNVLIVGLFFLVAIKPFKKWLSQTGEYVSVRTALTSGSQQDEVHGVGELQSRYTEKVKLLEATKENPDIAADIIKTWLNEVS; this is translated from the coding sequence ATGGCAGAAGGCATGGCAAATATAATAGAGGTCTTTAAGGCAATACCAGCAGGTAAGAAAATCTCCTTCCTGATAACCTTTGGCATAGTTATTGGCGGGTTTATTGCACTTCTGGCCTATACAAACCGGCCTGATTACCAGGTCCTATTCAGTGACCTTGTCCCGACCGATGCCTCAAAAATAACAGAAAAACTGAAAGAGAGCAGGGTGCCATATCAGTTAAAGGATGGAGGAAAAACTGTAATGGTGCCTGATGACAAAGTCCACCAGCTGCGCCTTGACATGGCCTCTGAAGGCATACTGCCCACGGGAGGCAGTGTAGGTTTTGAGATATTTGACAACATGACTTTCGGCACCACGGAATTTGAACTCAAGCTCAGGTATCAGCAGGCGCTTCAGGGTGAACTCGCCAGGACAATCGAGTCATTTGATTCCATAGACAAGGCCAGGGTTCATATTGTAACCACAGGCGATTCTCTTTTCGCAGAAGAAGAGCAACCGGCAACCGCCTCTGTTGTAATAAGGCTTAATCCGGGCAGGCAACTGGACCAGAGGCATCTTCAGGGGATCATAAACCTTGTTTCAGGTTCTGTAAAAGGTCTTAAGCCGGAAAATGTCTCTATTGTTGATATGGAAGGGGGCATACTCACAAAGGGACAGAATAAAAGGGGCATTAGCGATGTAAGCGCTGATCAGTTTGACTATCAGCGCAAACTTGCAGATACCTATGAAAAGCAGATTGAAACAATGCTGGGACCGGTTGTTGGCATGAAAAACGTGGTAGCAAAGGTCTCGGTTGATGTAGATTTCAAAAGGGTCAACACCGCCGAAGAGCAATACGATCCTGACAGCGCTGTAATTTTCAGCGAGCAGAGAAATAAGGAAAAGGAGACCGATGGTAAAGGCCTGCCGCAGGGTTCTCCCGACCTTCTTAACCAGGGAATGCTGACCGGTGCAGAAGGGATCACATTATCTTCAAATGTACTTGAAAGGGAAAACTCCACGCTTCATTACAAGATCAACAAGGTTGAAAGACAGACCATTGATGAATCTGGTGTGATAAAACGACTCTCTGCATCAGTAATAATAGATGGACCATATGAAAATGGCACTGATGACAGGGGTAACCCGATAAAGGTGTTTAAACCAAGAGACAAGAAGCTGATGAAGACTTTTGAGGATTCAGTTAAAAATGCAATAGGATTCAATAGCGATCGCGGCGATCAGGTGACAGTATCAAATATTGCCTTCAGCATGGATAAACAGAGCATTGAAGAGATGCCGGAAGCTGTATCAGAGGGTTGGATTGGATATCTTAAAAAGGCAAGTAAGCCGATCCTGAATGTGCTGATTGTAGGGCTGTTTTTTCTTGTTGCCATCAAGCCGTTTAAAAAGTGGTTAAGTCAGACAGGTGAATATGTATCTGTAAGGACCGCGCTTACCTCAGGCTCTCAACAAGATGAGGTACACGGTGTGGGTGAGCTACAGTCAAGATATACTGAAAAGGTAAAACTCCTGGAGGCAACAAAGGAAAATCCTGATATTGCTGCTGATATAATCAAAACCTGGCTTAATGAAGTAAGCTAA
- a CDS encoding efflux RND transporter periplasmic adaptor subunit: MSQLKPDMKIKILKFMWVYFPWMLVILLLIIGGCTGAMLASKKQRLDYEKKNAIKEESPAVKVVALHIEPREFKDRINLPATIESDENLWVKSEVSGLVVQKLVDKGQFISRGQTLVKLDDRDYQLRIDSIEANYRLALIDHKRISELAEKKIAAITDLDKIDAQLKALESQLNEAKLALERTRIKAPINGRLNEIEAKVGDWLGVDKPVAQILQMGSVKVTVGIPESDVAAVFDLKEADVTIEALDNITVKGKKIFLSRNPGTMARLYNLELAVQNPDGRILPGMFARVDIVKRSFSDAIVIPLYAVITQQNERFVYIEKNGKVEKRIIELGLLSDWEIQVTKGLMPGDNVIIVGHRVLDTGQRVDIIRTVKDPREILNS; the protein is encoded by the coding sequence ATGTCACAGCTAAAACCAGATATGAAAATAAAAATCCTGAAATTTATGTGGGTCTACTTCCCGTGGATGCTGGTCATACTTCTGCTTATAATTGGCGGATGTACAGGCGCCATGCTGGCATCCAAAAAACAGCGGCTTGATTATGAGAAAAAGAATGCAATCAAAGAAGAGTCACCCGCTGTAAAAGTAGTAGCCCTGCATATTGAACCAAGGGAATTCAAAGACAGGATCAATCTTCCTGCAACAATTGAATCAGATGAAAATCTCTGGGTAAAATCAGAGGTTTCAGGCCTTGTGGTTCAAAAACTGGTTGATAAAGGCCAGTTTATTAGCAGAGGCCAGACACTCGTAAAACTGGATGACAGGGATTACCAGCTTAGGATTGACAGTATTGAGGCAAATTACAGGCTTGCCCTTATTGATCACAAACGTATTTCTGAACTGGCTGAAAAAAAGATCGCTGCCATTACTGATCTGGATAAAATAGATGCACAGCTCAAGGCACTGGAGTCCCAGCTTAATGAGGCAAAGCTTGCCCTGGAGAGGACAAGAATAAAGGCCCCTATAAACGGAAGACTTAATGAGATAGAGGCAAAAGTTGGCGACTGGCTTGGAGTTGATAAACCTGTTGCACAGATCCTTCAGATGGGCAGTGTAAAGGTTACAGTGGGTATTCCTGAGAGCGATGTGGCCGCAGTTTTTGATCTGAAAGAGGCTGATGTGACTATTGAGGCCCTTGACAACATTACAGTAAAAGGTAAAAAGATATTCCTCTCCAGAAATCCCGGTACCATGGCAAGGCTCTATAACCTTGAGCTGGCTGTTCAAAACCCTGATGGAAGGATATTGCCTGGCATGTTTGCGCGGGTGGACATCGTTAAAAGGAGCTTTAGCGATGCCATTGTCATACCCCTCTATGCTGTAATAACACAGCAGAATGAACGGTTCGTCTACATAGAAAAAAATGGAAAAGTTGAAAAGCGTATTATAGAGCTAGGGTTGCTCTCTGACTGGGAAATACAGGTAACAAAGGGACTCATGCCTGGTGACAATGTGATTATAGTAGGTCACAGGGTGCTGGATACAGGGCAGAGGGTTGATATCATAAGAACAGTAAAAGACCCCAGGGAGATCTTGAATTCATGA